The proteins below are encoded in one region of Aequorivita iocasae:
- the ribH gene encoding 6,7-dimethyl-8-ribityllumazine synthase, producing the protein MATANTNLSAYDKTTIPNAKDFRFGIVVSEWNHDITEGMFQGAFDALKDCGAINENIVRWNVPGSFELVYGCKRMTQSYDMLDAVIAIGSVIQGETKHFDYVCEAVAQGIKDLNVQGNIPVIFCVLTDNNMQQAIDRSGGKHGNKGTEAAIAAIKMAQLRKDSKF; encoded by the coding sequence ATGGCGACAGCAAATACAAATTTATCGGCTTACGATAAAACAACAATCCCAAACGCGAAGGACTTTCGGTTTGGGATTGTTGTTTCAGAATGGAACCACGATATAACTGAAGGCATGTTTCAAGGTGCATTTGATGCTCTAAAAGATTGTGGTGCCATCAATGAAAATATTGTGCGTTGGAATGTTCCCGGCAGTTTTGAACTTGTTTACGGATGTAAAAGAATGACGCAAAGTTATGATATGCTGGATGCCGTAATTGCAATAGGAAGCGTAATCCAAGGTGAAACAAAACACTTTGACTATGTTTGTGAGGCTGTTGCGCAAGGCATAAAGGACCTAAACGTGCAAGGTAATATTCCCGTCATTTTCTGCGTTCTTACCGATAACAATATGCAGCAGGCTATAGACCGCAGCGGTGGAAAACACGGTAATAAAGGTACTGAGGCTGCGATTGCTGCGATTAAAATGGCACAACTTCGGAAAGATTCTAAGTTTTAA
- a CDS encoding endonuclease/exonuclease/phosphatase family protein, whose amino-acid sequence MRKTLNKLIYWGNLLAAFLLLISFILPYLPPKSFPTLSLLSLIVSLLIIVNIIFAIYWAVQFRRRFLVSFTVLLISYFYFNVFYEISSEGDASQYKNTLSVLSYNVRLFNAYEKNPQTDASQILSKMLFEESPDVVCVQEYYKPNTIDFSAYKYQYIHFKSEKAKLGHAIFSKYPLVNTGAFDFEETYNNTLYADVVKGTDTIRIYSLHLQSLGIIPRVSFLQESDNEKLRKRVSRAFEMQQRQVEAILEHKSGTKHAVILAGDFNNTPFSYSYRKLKNGMQDAFRERGNGLGTTFKFEKYPMRIDYIFASEGLDIVSFGTLKKTFSDHYAVRATVGW is encoded by the coding sequence ATGCGGAAAACTCTCAACAAATTGATTTACTGGGGCAATTTGCTCGCGGCATTTTTATTGTTGATTTCCTTCATTTTGCCTTATTTACCGCCTAAAAGTTTCCCCACACTTTCATTACTCAGCCTGATAGTTTCCTTGCTAATAATTGTGAATATTATCTTCGCAATCTATTGGGCCGTACAATTTAGGCGAAGATTCTTAGTGTCGTTCACCGTACTTTTGATTTCCTATTTTTACTTCAACGTATTTTACGAAATTTCCTCGGAAGGCGATGCTTCCCAATATAAAAACACCCTCAGTGTATTGTCTTACAATGTGCGCCTTTTCAACGCATACGAAAAGAACCCACAAACGGATGCTTCGCAAATACTTTCTAAAATGCTTTTTGAAGAATCCCCTGATGTGGTCTGCGTGCAGGAATATTATAAACCCAATACAATTGATTTTTCAGCTTATAAGTATCAATACATTCACTTTAAATCTGAAAAGGCAAAGTTGGGCCATGCCATCTTTTCAAAATATCCCCTTGTCAATACAGGTGCTTTTGACTTTGAAGAGACCTACAATAACACCCTGTACGCCGATGTTGTTAAAGGCACTGACACGATTCGTATTTACAGTCTACATTTACAATCCCTTGGTATTATACCGAGGGTAAGCTTTTTGCAGGAAAGCGATAATGAAAAACTCCGAAAACGGGTATCGCGCGCTTTTGAAATGCAACAAAGACAGGTGGAGGCTATTTTGGAGCACAAATCGGGAACCAAACACGCAGTTATTCTTGCTGGGGATTTCAACAATACGCCCTTTTCGTACAGTTATAGAAAATTAAAGAACGGTATGCAAGACGCCTTCCGTGAGCGGGGAAACGGTTTGGGAACAACCTTCAAGTTTGAGAAATACCCCATGCGCATCGATTATATCTTTGCCTCCGAAGGCCTTGATATTGTCTCTTTTGGTACTCTGAAAAAAACTTTTTCCGATCATTACGCTGTTCGGGCTACTGTAGGGTGGTGA
- the udk gene encoding uridine kinase — MLIIGIAGGTGSGKTTVVDQIVEELPVDEVCVISQDSYYHDTSHLSFEERTKINFDHPKAIDFDLLVSHLKELRDGNSFEQPVYSFVEHNRTGETITTFPKKVIIVEGILILAHTDIREMFDIKIFVHADSDERLIRRLKRDIATRGRDLEEVLNRYQNTLKPMHQQFIEPTKEFADIIIPTNRYNTVAVNVIRSIIHQKLSYTES; from the coding sequence ATGCTCATAATTGGCATTGCCGGCGGCACCGGCTCTGGAAAAACAACCGTTGTAGACCAAATTGTGGAAGAGCTTCCTGTTGATGAAGTATGCGTTATTTCACAAGATTCCTATTATCACGATACCAGCCATCTTTCTTTTGAGGAGCGTACAAAAATAAACTTCGACCACCCGAAGGCAATCGATTTTGATTTATTGGTGAGCCATTTAAAGGAACTTCGCGACGGAAATTCTTTTGAGCAACCTGTATATTCCTTCGTGGAGCACAACCGAACTGGAGAAACAATCACTACCTTTCCAAAAAAGGTTATTATTGTTGAAGGAATTTTAATCTTGGCGCATACCGATATTCGCGAAATGTTCGATATAAAAATCTTCGTGCATGCAGATAGCGACGAACGTTTAATTCGTCGTTTAAAACGCGACATTGCCACACGTGGCCGTGATCTGGAAGAAGTGCTCAACCGCTACCAAAACACCCTAAAACCGATGCACCAGCAGTTCATTGAGCCTACCAAGGAATTTGCGGACATCATTATACCTACAAACAGATACAATACGGTAGCTGTAAACGTTATAAGAAGCATCATCCATCAAAAACTAAGCTATACCGAATCGTGA
- the mutL gene encoding DNA mismatch repair endonuclease MutL: MADIIQLLPDHVANQIAAGEVVQRPASVVKELLENAIDAKATSITLVIKDAGKTLVQVTDNGIGMSVTDARLSFERHATSKIKSAEDLFNLHTKGFRGEALASIAAIAHVELKTKTEDSEIGTHLTIEGSKVISQDPAVVPKGTTISVKNLFYNIPARRNFLKSNPVETRHIIDEFHRVALAHPNVAFQMLHNGSDVFNLPSSNSRQRIVNIFGSKTNEKLVPVHEETEILKIEGFVLKPEFGKKSRGEQFFFVNHRFIKSPYLHHAVSAAFEGLMKNDVHPGYFLCLDVDPHSIDINIHPTKTEIKFDDEHSIYAMLRATVKHSLGQFNIAPVLDFERDKGFDTPYEYSKKSPTAPSIEVDRDFNPFKEKPKQGNINFPFKREQSASWESLYVGLKDENAAVSNLEDIEFESEEVTGSLFENTETESGQLTFQLQNKYIVSPLKNGMMIIHQNLAHQRILYEELLKNITVKEAVSQQLLFPLQLHFSKPDLEIIEKVREQLEHTGFIFSEIKDETIEISGIPVLILESHVVNLLSQLVHDIKEEVPDSGFSQNDMLAKSMAASMAIKTGVSLNSEEREHLINQLFACKEPSVSPRNKLIFTTMDVSDLDKKFM, from the coding sequence ATGGCAGACATTATTCAGTTATTACCGGATCACGTTGCAAACCAGATTGCAGCTGGGGAAGTTGTACAACGACCCGCTTCGGTAGTGAAGGAATTGCTTGAAAATGCTATTGATGCCAAAGCAACCTCAATTACACTGGTAATAAAAGATGCCGGTAAAACTCTTGTGCAGGTTACTGATAATGGAATAGGGATGAGCGTTACCGATGCCCGGCTAAGTTTTGAACGTCATGCTACTTCAAAAATAAAATCGGCGGAAGATCTTTTTAACCTTCACACAAAAGGTTTTCGGGGCGAAGCACTTGCTTCAATTGCAGCAATTGCACATGTTGAGCTGAAAACCAAAACAGAAGATTCTGAAATTGGAACCCACCTCACTATTGAAGGTAGTAAAGTAATTTCACAAGATCCTGCAGTGGTTCCAAAGGGCACGACCATTTCAGTTAAAAATCTTTTTTATAATATTCCCGCGCGTAGAAATTTTCTGAAAAGCAATCCCGTGGAAACCCGTCATATAATTGACGAATTCCACCGTGTGGCTTTGGCACATCCAAATGTTGCATTTCAAATGCTCCACAACGGGAGCGATGTTTTTAACCTCCCTTCTTCAAATTCTCGGCAACGAATTGTAAATATCTTCGGCAGCAAAACCAATGAAAAACTGGTTCCCGTTCACGAAGAAACCGAAATCCTAAAAATTGAAGGCTTTGTGCTAAAACCTGAATTTGGAAAAAAAAGTAGGGGAGAACAGTTCTTTTTTGTAAACCACCGCTTTATTAAAAGTCCGTATTTGCATCACGCTGTTTCTGCTGCGTTTGAGGGTTTGATGAAAAATGACGTGCATCCGGGCTATTTTCTTTGTTTGGACGTAGATCCACATTCCATCGATATCAACATTCATCCCACAAAAACCGAAATTAAATTTGACGACGAGCATTCTATTTATGCCATGCTTCGCGCTACGGTGAAACACAGTTTAGGGCAATTCAACATTGCGCCAGTGCTCGATTTTGAAAGAGACAAAGGTTTTGATACGCCTTATGAATACAGCAAAAAATCACCAACTGCGCCTTCCATTGAAGTGGATCGCGACTTTAATCCTTTTAAGGAAAAACCCAAACAGGGTAACATCAATTTTCCTTTCAAAAGGGAGCAGTCTGCTTCGTGGGAGTCATTATACGTTGGATTAAAGGATGAAAATGCTGCTGTTTCAAATTTGGAAGATATTGAGTTCGAAAGTGAGGAAGTAACCGGCAGTCTTTTTGAAAATACCGAAACCGAATCGGGACAACTAACTTTTCAGCTTCAAAATAAATACATTGTGAGTCCCTTGAAAAACGGGATGATGATAATTCATCAAAACCTTGCACACCAAAGGATTCTTTACGAGGAATTACTGAAAAACATCACCGTAAAAGAAGCGGTAAGCCAGCAATTATTATTTCCATTGCAGCTGCATTTTTCAAAACCCGATCTTGAAATTATTGAAAAAGTACGAGAACAATTGGAGCACACCGGATTTATCTTTTCAGAAATAAAAGATGAAACGATTGAGATTAGCGGAATTCCAGTGCTGATATTGGAAAGCCATGTTGTAAATTTGCTCAGCCAATTGGTGCACGATATAAAAGAGGAAGTACCTGATAGTGGTTTTAGCCAGAACGATATGTTGGCAAAATCCATGGCGGCCAGTATGGCTATAAAGACTGGGGTTTCGTTGAATAGCGAAGAACGTGAGCATTTGATCAACCAACTTTTTGCTTGCAAAGAACCATCTGTGTCTCCAAGGAATAAACTGATTTTTACAACCATGGATGTGAGTGATCTCGATAAAAAATTTATGTAA
- the recF gene encoding DNA replication/repair protein RecF (All proteins in this family for which functions are known are DNA-binding proteins that assist the filamentation of RecA onto DNA for the initiation of recombination or recombinational repair.): MILQKLSLLNYKNFEAETFDFDPKINCFVGNNGVGKTNVLDAIYHLSFGKSYFNPITIQNIKHGEDFFVVEGFYERKEAPEKIVVSAKKGQKKIIKRNGKTYDKFSEHIGFLPLVIISPADRDLIIEGSDTRRKFIDGVISQRDSNYLNTLIKYNKVLAQRNSLLKYFAANNTFSQDTIDIYNEQLHNYGTSIFGKRTAFLEEFLPIFLNRYKSISSGEESINLVYESQLQENDLLTLLQKNITKDKITQYTIFGIHKDDLVFEIDGHPIKKFGSQGQQKSYLIALKLAQFDFIKNHSKTNPILLLDDIFDKLDETRVEHLITLVDNENFGQLFISDTHAERTEEVIKKVHQTYKMFPLSP, from the coding sequence ATGATTTTACAAAAACTATCCTTACTCAACTATAAAAATTTTGAAGCTGAAACTTTCGACTTCGACCCAAAAATAAATTGTTTTGTGGGAAATAATGGTGTGGGAAAAACTAACGTGCTGGATGCAATCTACCATCTTTCCTTCGGAAAAAGTTATTTTAACCCCATTACTATCCAAAACATAAAACACGGCGAAGATTTTTTTGTGGTGGAAGGTTTTTATGAAAGAAAGGAAGCGCCCGAAAAAATTGTAGTCAGCGCAAAAAAAGGACAGAAAAAAATTATAAAACGAAACGGGAAAACCTATGATAAATTCAGTGAACACATAGGTTTTTTGCCCTTGGTAATTATTTCACCGGCAGATCGGGACTTGATAATTGAAGGAAGCGATACGCGCCGAAAATTTATTGACGGGGTAATTTCACAGCGCGATTCTAACTATCTCAATACGTTGATTAAATACAACAAAGTACTTGCTCAGCGTAATTCGCTTTTGAAATATTTTGCGGCAAACAATACTTTCAGTCAAGACACGATTGATATTTATAATGAACAGCTTCACAATTACGGAACTTCAATTTTTGGAAAACGTACTGCCTTTTTGGAAGAGTTTCTACCAATATTTTTAAACCGTTACAAAAGCATCAGCAGCGGTGAGGAGAGCATCAATTTGGTTTATGAAAGCCAATTGCAGGAGAATGATTTGTTGACGCTACTTCAAAAAAATATTACGAAAGATAAAATTACCCAATACACCATCTTCGGAATACACAAAGACGATCTCGTTTTTGAAATTGATGGCCATCCGATCAAGAAATTTGGCTCTCAAGGACAACAAAAATCGTATCTTATAGCTTTAAAATTGGCGCAGTTCGATTTCATAAAAAATCATTCAAAAACGAACCCGATTTTGCTGTTGGATGATATTTTTGATAAATTGGACGAAACACGGGTAGAACATTTGATTACCCTGGTTGACAATGAAAATTTCGGACAGCTTTTTATTAGCGACACACACGCCGAACGTACTGAAGAGGTGATTAAAAAAGTACATCAGACTTATAAAATGTTTCCGTTGTCCCCCTAA
- a CDS encoding FtsB family cell division protein, with amino-acid sequence MKLSELKKNKWIRFISNKYVLILLLFVVWMIFFDANSYLIHHELDSDINALEENAEFYQNEIDKDKTFIKKMEDSNEMEKFAREKYYLKKENEDIYIIEHEDSIKKEEKR; translated from the coding sequence GTGAAACTATCAGAGCTAAAAAAGAACAAGTGGATTCGATTTATAAGCAATAAATATGTGCTTATCCTTCTTCTATTTGTAGTTTGGATGATTTTCTTTGATGCCAATTCCTATTTAATCCATCACGAATTGGACAGCGATATCAATGCCTTGGAAGAAAACGCAGAGTTTTATCAAAACGAAATAGATAAAGATAAAACCTTCATCAAAAAAATGGAGGACAGCAACGAGATGGAGAAATTCGCCCGCGAAAAATATTATTTGAAAAAGGAAAACGAAGATATTTATATAATTGAACACGAAGACAGCATCAAAAAAGAAGAAAAACGATGA
- a CDS encoding riboflavin synthase subunit beta produces MGLIGKRKNKKYSYKPRHYEFDGDGSPFSMGHKFDEFRTTVGDNKGLKGKFKTAWADLRQSSDRNANRRLIIIIAILILLFLFIIDFDLSIFYA; encoded by the coding sequence ATGGGACTAATAGGTAAGAGAAAAAACAAAAAGTACAGTTACAAACCTCGTCATTATGAGTTTGACGGTGACGGTAGCCCCTTTTCAATGGGGCATAAATTTGATGAATTTCGAACTACTGTTGGCGATAATAAAGGTTTGAAAGGAAAATTCAAAACCGCTTGGGCAGATTTACGGCAATCTTCGGACAGAAACGCAAACCGTAGACTTATTATAATAATAGCAATTCTTATCCTACTTTTCCTATTTATTATTGATTTCGATTTATCTATTTTCTACGCATAA
- a CDS encoding methylmalonyl-CoA mutase subunit beta — translation MSKFLFEDFDEVSAKQWKQQIQYDLKGADYNETLVWQSPEGINVKPFYHEDDFKEGFQPVPGQPKTWKIAQEIFIDDEKIANHIALDALKRGAEAIVFTAAEDFDPKTVFKDFPLDQASIYFKLSFLSEAFYGKLIKFFSEKKATVFYNIDLIGNLARTGNWFNNLKKDHEMLDSLFQKYPSEKLLSVDASLYQNAGANIVQQLAYALAHANEYLNHVCHPERLEGLHKQNFKLTFLLTTGPNYFFEIAKIRALRKLYAALAKEYGTTETCHIIATPSKRNKTLYDYNVNLLRSTTECMSAILGGADTVCNLPYDALYHKSNEFGERISRNQLLILKHESYFDTVSNPADGAYYIESLTAALAEKALQLFKEIEKGGGFLQQLKEGTIQKKIKESAEKEQQLFDSGKLKLLGTNYHPNKNDRMKHDLELFPFVKHNPVKTLIPPIVERRLSEITEQERLKLES, via the coding sequence ATGAGTAAATTTCTATTTGAAGATTTTGATGAAGTTTCCGCTAAACAGTGGAAACAACAAATACAGTACGATTTAAAAGGCGCCGATTACAACGAAACCTTGGTTTGGCAAAGTCCCGAAGGTATTAACGTAAAACCTTTTTACCACGAAGACGATTTTAAGGAAGGTTTTCAGCCCGTTCCCGGCCAGCCAAAAACCTGGAAAATAGCCCAAGAGATTTTTATAGATGATGAAAAGATAGCAAACCATATTGCTTTGGATGCTTTAAAAAGAGGCGCAGAGGCTATTGTTTTTACAGCTGCGGAAGATTTTGACCCAAAGACCGTTTTTAAGGATTTTCCATTGGATCAGGCTTCCATTTATTTTAAACTATCATTTCTTTCCGAAGCTTTTTACGGTAAACTCATCAAATTCTTTTCAGAAAAAAAGGCAACTGTCTTTTACAATATAGATTTAATAGGAAATTTGGCCCGCACCGGAAATTGGTTTAACAATTTGAAAAAAGATCATGAAATGCTTGATTCCCTTTTTCAAAAATATCCTTCCGAAAAACTTCTTTCAGTTGATGCATCTTTATACCAAAATGCAGGTGCCAACATAGTACAACAATTAGCCTACGCCTTGGCACATGCTAACGAATATTTAAACCACGTATGTCATCCTGAGCGTCTCGAGGGGCTTCATAAGCAGAATTTTAAATTAACCTTTCTACTCACAACTGGCCCAAACTACTTCTTCGAAATAGCGAAAATCCGCGCCCTGCGAAAACTCTATGCAGCCCTGGCAAAAGAATACGGAACAACCGAAACCTGCCACATCATAGCAACGCCTTCAAAACGCAACAAAACCCTTTACGATTACAACGTAAACCTATTGCGTAGCACCACAGAATGTATGAGCGCAATCCTTGGCGGGGCAGATACCGTCTGCAATTTGCCGTACGATGCGTTGTACCACAAGAGCAACGAGTTTGGCGAACGCATTTCCCGCAACCAATTGCTTATTTTAAAGCACGAAAGTTATTTTGATACGGTTAGCAATCCTGCAGACGGAGCATACTATATTGAAAGCTTGACGGCAGCACTTGCAGAAAAAGCGCTTCAGCTTTTTAAGGAAATAGAAAAAGGCGGCGGATTTCTTCAGCAACTAAAGGAAGGTACCATTCAAAAGAAAATAAAGGAAAGCGCTGAAAAGGAACAGCAACTTTTCGATAGCGGCAAACTGAAATTATTGGGAACCAACTACCATCCCAACAAAAATGATAGAATGAAACACGATTTGGAACTTTTTCCCTTCGTAAAACACAATCCCGTAAAAACCCTCATCCCACCAATTGTTGAAAGAAGATTATCTGAAATCACTGAACAAGAACGCTTAAAACTTGAATCATGA
- a CDS encoding rhomboid family intramembrane serine protease: MGRITDTVKFLLILNVIFFIGTQFTGGTAERLFALYYFENPGFQLWQPLTSMFMHANFFHILFNMYALWAFGSPLEIRWGQKKFLFFYFSAGLGSALIYTLVNYFQLHNGMDALISAGMSPEQVMDLLNSGKYNTAILDYVSQDTIQGMYNTYNGVALGASGAVYGVLVAFGMLFPNIELMLIFLPIPIKAKYFIPGIILLDIVFGITGTPTGIAHWAHIGGALFGFIMAWYWKKNSFDNHRWN; this comes from the coding sequence ATGGGAAGAATAACCGATACCGTAAAATTTCTATTAATACTGAATGTGATCTTTTTTATAGGAACACAGTTTACTGGTGGAACGGCGGAGCGTCTTTTTGCTTTGTACTATTTTGAAAATCCGGGATTTCAGTTATGGCAGCCATTAACTTCTATGTTTATGCATGCCAATTTTTTCCATATACTTTTTAATATGTATGCGCTTTGGGCCTTTGGCTCACCGTTGGAAATACGTTGGGGACAAAAAAAATTCCTGTTTTTTTATTTTTCGGCAGGGCTTGGTTCAGCTTTAATTTATACGTTGGTAAATTATTTTCAACTGCATAATGGAATGGACGCCTTAATAAGTGCGGGAATGAGCCCAGAGCAGGTTATGGATCTTTTGAATTCTGGTAAATATAACACCGCCATTTTAGATTATGTCTCGCAAGATACCATACAGGGAATGTACAATACCTACAATGGTGTGGCTTTGGGAGCTTCGGGTGCGGTATATGGTGTTTTGGTAGCTTTTGGAATGCTTTTCCCAAACATAGAGCTTATGCTTATTTTTCTCCCCATACCGATAAAAGCAAAATATTTTATTCCTGGAATAATTCTATTGGACATAGTTTTTGGAATTACCGGAACCCCTACAGGCATTGCGCATTGGGCACACATAGGTGGAGCACTCTTTGGCTTTATCATGGCTTGGTACTGGAAAAAGAATAGTTTTGATAACCATCGCTGGAACTAA
- a CDS encoding rhomboid family protein, with amino-acid sequence MAATNLSYKYKTASILVKLIVINVAVFLVVYLASFFLSMSPQYLSRWFVLSDDFDTLLFRPWTLITYGFLHFGFFHILFNMLWLYWFGQFILNLFTGKRLLTVYLLGAAVGGLLFMLSYNFFPVFEMKRGFLIGASGAVTAIMVFIATYTPNTEVRLFTFTLKLWHIALFLFLFDLVRIPSSGNAGGLMAHVGGAVFGYIYAVQLAKGNDIGKWFENFMDWIANLFKPRTKKPFKKVHRTSQPTPRRSTSKTEKSENQKKVDSILDKIGKSGYESLTKEEKDFLFKAGKED; translated from the coding sequence ATGGCAGCAACTAACCTTTCATATAAATATAAAACCGCCAGTATTTTGGTAAAGCTCATTGTTATAAATGTAGCTGTGTTTTTGGTAGTGTACCTGGCTTCTTTTTTCTTGAGTATGAGCCCACAATATTTATCGCGATGGTTTGTACTTAGTGATGATTTCGATACCCTTTTATTTCGTCCATGGACATTAATTACCTATGGTTTTCTGCATTTTGGTTTTTTCCACATTTTGTTTAATATGCTATGGTTATATTGGTTTGGGCAATTTATTTTAAACCTTTTCACTGGAAAAAGATTGCTTACCGTTTATCTGCTTGGAGCCGCTGTGGGTGGACTATTGTTTATGCTCTCATACAATTTCTTCCCTGTTTTTGAAATGAAACGCGGGTTTCTTATTGGCGCATCGGGAGCGGTAACGGCTATTATGGTTTTTATTGCTACCTACACACCAAACACCGAAGTACGGCTTTTCACCTTTACCCTTAAGCTTTGGCATATTGCGCTGTTTCTTTTCCTTTTTGATTTGGTGCGAATTCCCTCTTCGGGGAATGCGGGTGGGTTGATGGCGCACGTGGGGGGAGCTGTTTTCGGCTATATTTACGCAGTACAACTTGCCAAAGGAAACGACATTGGTAAATGGTTTGAGAACTTTATGGATTGGATTGCAAATCTCTTTAAGCCCAGAACAAAAAAACCGTTTAAAAAAGTACACCGTACATCACAACCCACTCCACGGCGTTCTACCTCCAAAACCGAAAAATCTGAAAACCAAAAAAAGGTGGACAGTATTCTTGACAAAATAGGAAAAAGCGGCTACGAAAGTCTCACAAAGGAAGAAAAGGACTTTCTGTTTAAAGCCGGAAAAGAAGACTAG
- a CDS encoding tetratricopeptide repeat protein, with the protein MATYKKRGGKPTTKAEKETQLEENSTTAEVFNTLDEGASKTEAWVEKNQKGILGFIIVVAVLVLGYFAYDQYIKTPKETEAMNEMFQAQSYWEQALTAPAKDSLYNLSLQGGEGKYGFLDIIENYGGTNAANLAHYYAGMAYLNTNKYQDAIAQLDKFSSDDDILAPLAKGAIGDAFVQLGQNEDALKYYEEAATMRTNDFTTPRFLLKAGIAAMSLDQNDKALSHFKKIAEEYPKSTEATKAEIYTGRAEAMNK; encoded by the coding sequence ATGGCAACGTACAAGAAACGCGGAGGCAAACCAACTACAAAAGCTGAAAAAGAAACACAGCTTGAAGAAAACAGCACAACAGCAGAAGTATTTAACACGCTTGACGAGGGCGCATCAAAAACGGAAGCTTGGGTTGAAAAAAACCAAAAGGGAATTTTGGGCTTTATCATCGTTGTGGCCGTTCTCGTGTTGGGGTATTTTGCATACGATCAATATATTAAAACCCCAAAAGAAACAGAGGCAATGAACGAAATGTTCCAAGCACAGAGCTATTGGGAACAGGCGTTGACAGCACCGGCAAAAGATTCGCTTTACAATCTTTCCTTACAAGGTGGTGAAGGCAAATACGGTTTCTTGGACATTATTGAAAACTACGGCGGTACAAATGCAGCCAACCTTGCACATTATTATGCTGGAATGGCTTACTTGAATACCAACAAATATCAAGATGCAATTGCCCAGTTAGATAAATTCAGCAGTGATGATGATATTTTGGCGCCTTTGGCAAAAGGCGCAATTGGCGATGCTTTCGTACAATTGGGTCAAAACGAGGATGCTCTAAAATATTACGAGGAAGCCGCTACAATGCGTACCAATGATTTTACAACACCGCGTTTTCTATTAAAAGCGGGTATTGCAGCAATGTCTTTAGACCAAAATGATAAAGCATTGTCACATTTCAAAAAAATAGCTGAAGAATATCCAAAATCTACAGAAGCTACTAAGGCTGAAATATATACCGGCCGCGCGGAAGCAATGAACAAATAA
- a CDS encoding WbqC family protein produces MKTILLHPSYFPSIEQMAAVAQAEKVVFEVEDNYQKQTYRNRTFIAHSNGKLLLNIPIKHTKTGKRQKTKDVIVENDFPWQEQHWKSLQSAYRTSPFFEYYEDDLEPLFTETVGNLMEHNLKIFDLLCELLGIEVEVTKTNSFEKNPGVTDLRILVNAKRNSAFQPENYIQVHEANHEFLPNLSVLDLLFNEGPNALSYLEKQQLNITE; encoded by the coding sequence ATGAAAACAATCCTCCTCCACCCCTCTTATTTTCCGTCCATTGAACAGATGGCTGCGGTAGCACAGGCCGAAAAGGTTGTTTTTGAAGTTGAGGATAATTACCAAAAACAAACGTATAGAAATAGAACCTTTATCGCCCACAGCAATGGAAAACTTTTGCTGAACATTCCCATAAAGCACACCAAAACCGGAAAACGCCAAAAAACTAAGGATGTGATTGTTGAAAATGACTTTCCGTGGCAGGAACAGCACTGGAAAAGTTTGCAGAGCGCTTATAGAACTTCACCTTTTTTTGAGTATTACGAGGATGATTTGGAGCCATTGTTCACCGAGACCGTGGGTAATTTGATGGAGCACAATCTAAAAATCTTTGACTTGCTTTGCGAATTGTTGGGGATTGAAGTTGAAGTTACAAAAACAAACTCTTTTGAAAAAAATCCCGGGGTAACAGATTTACGCATTTTGGTAAACGCAAAAAGAAATTCAGCTTTCCAACCCGAAAACTATATACAGGTACACGAGGCAAATCATGAATTTCTCCCAAATCTTTCGGTACTGGATTTACTTTTTAACGAAGGGCCGAACGCCTTGAGTTATTTGGAAAAACAACAGTTAAATATTACAGAATAA